CCGAGCAGGAGGTCGAGGCTTTGCTGAAGCTGGCGACCGAACGGGGACAGGCGGTTCGGGAATACCTTCAGGGCGAATATGGCGTCGACCCCGCGCGCCTGCCGGAGTGCCGGACCTCCTACAGCATCGAAGACGGCAACCCGCCGCGCGCGGAGTTCCAGTTCTAGGGCTCCGCCTGGCCGCCCTCCGGAGCCTAGCGTTCCGGGATCAAGCCGCGCGGGGCAAAGCGCATCACCAGCAGCAGGATCGCGCCCATCAGCACGTAGCGGGTATGGGCCGCCCCTGCCTGCAGGTGCAGCGCCAGCCAATGGGTCTCTCCCAGAGGGGCCGTGATGGTCGCCATGAACCAGTTGCCCAAGGGCTCGGCTTCCACCCAGAGGAACCAGATCACGAAGCCGCCCAGGACCGCGCCCCAGTTGTTGCCGGAGCCCCCCAGGATCACCATCACCCATATCAGGAAGGTGTAGCGCAGCGGGATGTAGCTGGTGGGGGTAAGCTGGCCGTCCAGGGTCACCAGCATGGCCCCGGCGATGCCGCAGGTGGCGCAACCCAGCACGAAGACCTGAAGATGACGCGCCGTGACGTTCTTGCCCATGGCGTTCGCGGCCTCGCGGTTGTCTCGCATGGCCCGCATCATGCGGCCCCAGGGCGACTTCAGCGCCCGCTCGGCGAACCACATGACGATGGCGAGCACGATCAGGAACAGAACCGCGTAGCAGATCTTCACAAAGAGGCTGGCCGCCTCGGAGAGGTCCTCCGCGCCAAACCAAGCCGCAAGATCTACGAACCACGCGGCTTCCACCAGATTGACCTCATAGGGCACGGGCCGCGGCACGCCGGTGACGTTCTTCACGCCGCGGGTCAGCCATTCCTCGTACTTGATGACGGCGATGATGATCTCGGAAATGCCCAGCGTGGCGATCGCCAGATAGTCGGCGCGCAGGCCCAAGGCGATCTTGCCGATGAACCAGCCGGCCCCGGCGGCGACGAGCCCGCCGATGGGCCAGGCGATCAGGACCGGCAGGCTGAGGCCGCCGAGATAGCCCGCGCGCGCCGGATCGACGGCTTCGATGGCCTCGGTGGCCGGACCCAGGAAGGCCCAGACGATGAAGTAGCCTGGAATAACGATTGCGATCGAAACCAGAAGTTTCAGCCCCTTGGGCACCATGCGCCGGGCAAAGATAACCGCCGCCACCACGCCCAGCAGGCTGAGCAACGCCAGCCCCAGATCGCCGCCCGCCGCCTTCCAGGCCTCCGGCACGGGGGGCATGGAGATCAGAACGGCGGTCAGTCCGCCCAAGGCCGTAAAGCCCATGATGCCGACGTTGAAGAGCCCCGCGTAGCCCCACTGCATGTTGACGCCCAGGGCCATGATCGCGGAGATCAGGCAGAGGTTCATGATGCCGAAGGCGACATTCCAGCTCTGGAAGACACCGACCCCGGCCAGCACCAGCAGCATGATCGCGTAGTAGAGCGCCACTTGCCGGGTCATATCACCTTCCCCCGGATGATGCCGGTCGGCCTTATCAGAAGGACCGCGACCAGGATGATGAAGGAGACGGCGAACTTGTACTCGGTGGAGAGCAACTGAACCAAGCCCTCCGGCGCCCAATCCTGCGGCCCCAGGTAGGCCAGGAACTTGCGAAAGGCGTAGGTCACGGTGACCTCAGAATAGGCGACGATGAAGCCGCCCAGCACGGCGCCCACCGGCTGGCCGATGCCCCCCAGGATCGTGGCCGCGAAGATCGGCAGCAGGATCTGGAGAAAGATGAAGGGCTTATAGGTCTTGTCCAAGCCGTAGAGAGTTCCGGCGATGGCCGCCAGCGCGGCGGCGATGATCCAGGCGATGGCCACCACGCGCTCGGGATTGATGCCGGAAAGCAAGGCCAGGTCCTCGTCGTCGGAATAGGCGCGCATGGCCTTTCCGGACCGGGTCTTCTGCAGGAACCAGAAGAGGGCCGCCACCACGATCAGCGTGATCACCAGGGTGATGACCTGGCTCTGCTTGATGCCGATCCCCTCCTCCAGGCCGGTGGCTTCCCTGAAGTCGCGCACCGTGATGATGAAGCGGGCCCCGTCGGCGAAGCTTTGGTCGTCGGGTCCGATGATGATGCGGATCAGACCCGCCATGACAAACATCACGCCGACCGAGACGATGGCGAAGACGATGGGGTTGGAGCGCTTTTTCCGGTAGAAGCGGAACACGAAGCGGTCCGTGAGCAGGGCCCAGAGAATCGCGGCCAGGACCCCCAAGGGCAGCGCCAGAAGCGCGGTCGGGAAGGGCGCGATGCTGACGCCCGCGTTCTGAAGTCCCCAGGTCATGAGGATGGTCGCCATGGCCCCGAACGACATCAGCTCGCCATGCGAGAAGTTGGCGAAGCGCAGGATTCCGAAGATCAGGGTCACGCCCAGCGCGCCCAGCGAAAGCTGCGCCCCGTAGGCCGTGGCCGGCACCAGGACGAAGTTGGCGAAAAGCGCGAAGGCGTTGAGGATGTCCATATAACCCCCGATCAGCCGCCCAGGAAGGAGCGGCGGACCTCTTCGTTGGCGAGCAGCGCTTCACCGCTGTCGGTAAACTTGTTGCGTCCCTGGACCAACACGAAGCCGTGGTCGGCGATCTCCAGCGCCTGACGCGCGTTCTGCTCGACCATCAGGATGGCGACGCCAGTGCGCGCGATTTCGATGATCTTGTCGAACAGCTCATCCATGACGATGGGCGAGACGCCCGCGGTGGGCTCGTCCAGCATCAGAAGCGTCGGCTTGGTCATGAGCGCGCGTCCCACCGCCACCTGCTGGCGCTGCCCTCCCGAAAGCTCGCCCGCCGGCTGCTTGCGCTTTTCCTGGAGAATGGGGAAGAGCCCGTAGACCTGTTCAAGGCTGTCGGTGATGTCGTCTTCGCGGATGAAGGCGCCCATCTCCAGGTTCTCCTCCACGGTGAGCGACACGAAGACGTTGCGGTTCTGCGGCACGAAGCCCATGCCGTGGGCGACGCGGTCCTGCGGCGCCATGGCGGTGATGTCCTCCCCATCCAGGACCACCGAGCCCTCGCGGAGCTGGAGCATGCCGAAGACGGCCTTCATGGCGGTCGATTTGCCGGCCCCGTTCGGCCCCACCACCACGGCGATCTCGCCCTTTTCGACCTTGATCTCGCAGTCGTGGATGATGTCCACGCCGCCGTAACCGCCCGTCATGCCGGTGGCGGAGAGAAAGCTCATGCCTCCGACCCTCCGGGTGACTGCGTGGAGGCAGCGGAGGGATGAACCCGCTCATGCTTGCGGCCGGTGCCCAGATAGGCCTCGATCACTTCCTCGTTGTTCTTGACCTCGGTGACGCTGCCCTGGGTGAGGAGCTTGCCCTCGGCCATCACGATGACCGGGTCGCAGAGCAGTTCGATGAAGTCCATGTCGTGCTCGATCATGCAGAAGGTGTAGCCGCGCTCCTGGTTGAGGCGCTGAATCGAGCTGGCGATGGTCTTCAACAGGGTCCGGTTGACCCCGGCGCCGACCTCGTCGAGCAGGACCACCTTGGCGTCCACCATCATGGTGCGGCCCAACTCCAGCAGCTTTTTCTGTCCGCCGGAAAGGTTGCCCGCCCGCTCTTCGGTCAGATGGGGTATCTCAAGGAATTCGATGACCTCAAGGGCGCGCCGTCTGATGCGCTCCTCGACCTCGCGGACCTTGGCGGGGGCGAACCACGCGTGGCGCAGGTCCTCGCCCGGCTGATCGCCCGGCACCATCATGAGGTTCTCGAGGACGGTGAGGCTGGAGAACTCGTGCGCGATCTGGAAGGTGCGCAAGAGGCCCTTGTGGAACAGCGCGTAGGGCGCCAGGCCGGTCACGTCCTCGCCGTCCAGCCACACCTTCCCCGAGGAAGGGGGAATGGCCCCGGCGATGATGTTGAAAAGGGTCGTCTTGCCCGCGCCGTTCGGCCCGATCAATCCCGTGATCGAGCCTTCGGCGATCTCGAAGGAAACGCCGTCCACGGCATGGATGCCGCCGAAATACCGCTTTACGTTGTCGACCCGTATCATGATGCGCAGAAGCGAGAGGCCGCCCGCCGGTCCGTGCCATGAGGCATGGCGGGACCGGAAGGCGGCCTGACGCGTACCGGCTGACGATCAGTGATACTTGACCGTCGTGAACTCGCCGTTCTTAACCTCCGTCTCGCGGAAGCTGCCGGAGGATTCGCCGGGCTCGATCAGCTCCAGCGCGGTGCCTCCGACCAGATCGACATCGCCGCCGTCGGCCAGGATCTGAAGGGCCTTGGCGAGCTCGCCCGGATAGATCTTCTCACCCGGAGCATTCGCCACCTTCATGATGTGGTCCTTATAGACCGCGCTGTCGGTGGTGCCGGCCGACTGCATGGCCAGCAGCAACAAGGCCGAAGCGTCGTAGGCTTCCGGCACGTAGGGATCGTCACCGGCGAAGCCCTTGCCCTGGGCGATCTCGGCCATCATCGCAGCGCCGGGGCTGTCGGTGCCCGGGTTGGTGCCGATGGAGCCGTCGATGGCGCTGCCGAAGTTGTCGGTCAGGGACTCGCCCACCATGCCGTCGGGCAGGAAGAAGCGGTCAAAGGCGCCGGTGTCGAGCGCGGCCTGGATCATGCCCTTTCCGCCCTGGTCGAGATACCCGGCGACGATGAGGATCTCACCACCGGCCGCGGCCAGCGTGGCGACCTCGGCCGAGTAGTCGGCCTTGCCGTCCTCATGGGCGGCGACGGCGGTCACGGTGCCCCCGGCAGCCTCGAAGGCGGCCTGAATGGAATCGGCCAGACCCTTGCCGTAGTCGTTGTTGGTGTAGGTCACGGCAGCCGTCTTGATGCCGCGCTCGCTCAGAATGTCAGCGATGATCTGACCCTGGCGGGCGTCGGAAGGCGCGGTGCGGAAGAAGTAGCCATCGTCCTCGATGGTGGTCAGCGCGGGCGAGGTCGCCGAGGGCGAGATCATGACCACGCCGTTGGGGCGCACGACGTTGTTCAAGACCGCCGTGGTGGCGCCCGAACAGGTCGCGCCGTTGATGCCGACCACGCCTTCGGAGGTCAGAAGCCGCTCGGCGGCCGCCGTGGCGGCGGAGGCGTCGATACAGGTGCTGTCGCCGCGCACGGAGACCACCTTCCTGCCGCCCAGGAAAAGCCCGCTGTCCGAGACCTCTTGGATGGCGAGTTCACCGCCGAGCGCCATGGGCGCAACCAGCGATTCCGTCGGGCCGGTGAAGCCCTGCAGCATCCCGATCTTGACGTCCTGCGCCGCAGCAGCGCCGCTCATCAGCGACGCGGTAAGGGCTAAGCCTAAGATTTTCCTCATTTTTTTATGACTCCCTGTCATTTGTGCCTGATATGGGCTGAGCCGGAGTATACAGACCGGGCCAGCCGATTCCAGCCGTAGCATAAGAGAACTCTCACATGCCGGGTGTAAAAGGGGGTCGGGGGCAGTCGGGCCGTTAGCTCCTCGAGAAGGTCATCTTCTGGTTCTTCAGGGATGCGGCCTCTCCAGTCCAGGCGTAGGCGAGCAGACAGGGCTCGCGGTCCGCCGTGGTGATGCGGTGGTGCTGCCCCGGCGGGTTGAAGATCAGCGAACCCGGCGCATAGACCCCAACGTCGTTCTCCGAGCTGTGCCCGGAAATGCAGATGTAGCTCTCCGTGATGCCCTTGTGGCTGTGCGCGGGATAGGTGGTCTTGGGGGCGAAGAGCACCAGCCCCAGGATGATCCGCTCGCTGACCACCGGCCCGGTCGGTCCCAGCACCTCGGTATAGCCGTACTTGAGCTTCAAGCCGCGCGGCACCTTCTCGTAGCCGTAGCGCCAGGTCAGATGCTGACGCAGGTCTCCGACCGAACGGGCGAGCCGGGCCGTCTTGTAGCCGGTGGCGCTGCTGAGCGCGCGGTCGAGATGCACGCAGACGGGCAACTCCTCGCCGACGCTTTTCTCAACCGGTGGGTCATCGTCGATCACCTTGCCCAGCGCCCTGCGCACCTCCGCCATATGGCTGCGTATCTTGGCGCTGCCGCCGGCCGAGCCGGTCTGGTAGAGCTCCATGAAATCTCGCAGAAGATACTGCCAGTTCGGCTCTGTCGAAAGCGGCATGCAGCCTCCCACCTGTCCTGATTGCCCTACTTGAGAATAGGTCGCTACTCGCGCCGGGGCACGCCCACTCTTCTCAAACCTCTTTGGACTGATCCGCTCTCTTGGCTTCCCGGAGCAAATGCACGATCAGACTGCTCAGACTCCGCTCCTCGGCCTCGGCGCGTTGCGTCAAGTAGGCGAGAAGGTCGTTGGGCAGGCGCAGTTCCACGGGCGTCGTGCGGATGACCACCGGTCTTGTCGGCATGGCGGTTTACCTCCAGAAAAGCGGGGCCCGGAGCTGGTCTCCCTTCACGCCACGACAGCGCGGCGCTGATCGAGCACACCCTGCTGATCGGCATGATAACCGCAGTCGCGATCTTCGTCATTGGCCCCATTGCCCAGAAGGTGACTGCCCGTTTCGACGCGCTCTCCACGGCTTTAGTCGCCATGGGGCCGGTCGACCACAACACCGCCATTGCCCAAACCACCGGCGCGACAGGCTCGGCTGGACAACAGACCAGCGTCTCCGCGTTCATCAATACAAATAGCGGCACCTCGATTGGCAGCGGCTCCACTCAATCGAGAGGACCCCGTTTTCGCTATCTGAGTGAAGTAAGGGCCCGAGGGCGCTAAGATCGGCGCCATGAGACTAAGAAGGGCTCCCTCCACCTCCGCCACGGCAGTCATAGAGCGCCTTGAGGACAAGGCGTTGCTGGGCGCCAGCATGGAGGAACTGTTCGACGCCTGATGCAAAGGCCTTCGCGCGGGCGGCGTTCCCCTGATACGGGGCTTCGTGTCCTTCCGCATCCTGCATCCCCTCTACGAGGCGGCGTCCCTGATCTGGACGGACGAGGGCATCGGCAACCAATTGCATCTGCAAGGCGGCGAGACGCGCGAGCAGTGGCTGCGCAGCCCGCTGCATCTGCTACACAGCAGCCAGCTGCCCTTCCTGCGGCGGCGGCTGGTGGGCCGGAATGCGCAGTTGGACTTCCCCCTGCTGGAGGATTTGAAGGAGACGGGCGGCACCGACTACCTCTGCCTGGGCGTGCCTTTCCAGTCGGATTGGAACGAGGGGGTTCTCTCTTCCTGGCTCACCGATCGCCCGCGCGGCTTCACGGACGGCCACCTGCGCGATATCAGAAGCGTGATGCAGCCGCTCGCCTATGCCCTGAAGTCCCGGATCGAACGGCAGATCGCCGAGAACATCGCCTCGGCCTATCTGGGAAGGACGGCGGGCGAGCGGGTCCTAAGCGGCGCGATCCGCCGAGGCGACGGAGAGAGGATTTCAGGCGCGCTTTGGTACAGCGACCTGCGCGGTTCGACCGCCCTGGCCGAGCGCCTGACACCTGAGGATTTCCTGGCCGCCCTGAACGCCTATTTCGAGGTCGCGCTGCACTACGGCTCCTTCATCTACGGCAACATCGGCACCGCCGACCGTTTGCAGTTCACCGCGATAGGGTCGTCCATAAACGAGCTCGCACGGATACAGGACCTGACCAAGAGCCTTGGCGAACCCCTGCTTGCGAGCGGCCCCTTCACCGAAAAGGCCGGCGGGGATTGGCGCGGGCTGGGCGAGCACAAGGTCCGCGGCCTGGACCAAGCCCTGCCGCTCTTCGCCCTTTGAGCGCGGGCCGGCAACAGCGCCCCGATCCGTCGGTTCAGTCCAGATCGTCCAGGACCTCTTTGGTGTGTTCCCCGCAGCGGGGCGGCCGGCGGCTATAGGACACCGGCGTCTTGGAGAACTTCAAGGGGTTGCCGATGACCTTCAGCTGCCCGTCCTGGAGCGCCTCGTCCGGCATCTCCACCACCATGCCGCGGGCGGCCACCTGATCCGATCCGAAGACGCGGTCGAGGCGGTTCACCGGACCCACGGGGACCTTGATCGCCTCCAGTTCCGAGATCACCCGGTCGGTCGGGATCGCCTCCAGCAGCTCCTGGATCATGGGGATCAACTCCTGCCTGTTCGCGAGGCGGGCGGGGTTGGTCGAGAAGCGGATATCGGCGGACCACTCGGGCCGCCCCAGCCAGGCCGCGAAGCGGGCGAACTGCGTATCGTTGCCGACCGCGATGACCGCGTGCCCGTCCTCGGTCGCGAAGACCTGATAGGGCGCGATGTTCGGATGGCCGTTGCCCCGGCGCTTGGGCACCTCTCCGCTGGTCAGGTAGTTGACGCCCTCGTTGATGAGCCAGGCGACCTGACTGTCGACCAGCGCCAGGTCGATGTGCTGCCCTTCTCCGTGACGGTCGCGGTGGCGCAGGGCAGCGAGAATCCCGGTCGCCGCGTACATGCCGCACATGACGTCGGCGATCCCGACCCCGACCTTCATGGGCTCGCCCTCCGGCTCGCCGGTCAGGGACATGATGCCGCCGTAGGCTTGGGCCATGAGGTCGTAGCCGGGCTTTTGGGCGTTCGGCCCCGTATGTCCGTATCCGGAGATCGAGCAGTAGACCAGCCGCGGCGCTTCCTCGGAAAGACTGGCGTAGTCGAGCCCGTACTTGGCAAGCGCGCCGGGCTTGAAGTTCTCGATCAGGACATCGCAGTCCTGGGCCAGCTTGCGGACCACCGACTGCCCCTCCTCGCTTGAAATATCGAGGGCGATGGAGCGCTTGTTGCGGTTCGCGCAGACGAAATAGGCGCTCAGGTCCGAAGGCGTGCCGTCGCTGTTCCCGACGAAGGGCGGCCCCCAGGTCCGGGTATCGTCGCCCCCGGTCTTGGGGTTTTCCACCTTGATCACGTCTGCGCCCAGGTCGCCCAGAAGCTGGGTGCAGGTGGGCCCCGCGAGGATCCGGCTCAGGTCCAGAATCCGAAGGCCTTCAAGCGGTCCGCTCATTGCTGTTGCTCCTTCCGGGCGGCCGCCTTGGCGTAACCGCCACGCGTCTGCGGTGTCTTGATCCCGAGGGCTGCGCCCGCGACCTGGGTGCGCAGTATCTGCGCGGTGCCCCCGCCGATGGTGAACATGCGGACATCGCGGTACATGCGCTCCAGCGGTTCCTTGTCGCCATAGCCCCGCGCGCCGAAGACCTGGAGCGCGTCGCTCACCACCTTGATCGCCATCTCGGAGGCGAAGAGCTTGGCGCGGGCCGCCATGACCATGTCCGGGAAGGGGCTGCCGTTGGGGCCGCGAGAGGCCGCCGCCTCCTGAAGCAACAGGCGGGCGGCGTGCACTTGGGTATCCATGTCCGCGACCATCCATTGCAGGCCCTGGAACTCCGCCAGGGGCCTCCCGAACTGCTCGCGATCGAGCAGGTATCGCTTGGCGTGCTCGTAGGCGCCGGCGGCAACCCCCATCGCGATGGTGCCCGCCCCGACCCGCTGGGAGTTGTAGGCGTTCATGAGATCGGCGAAGCCGCGCTTGAGGCCGGAGGGCGGGACCAGCATCCAGGCCTCGCCCACCTCCAGGTCGGTGAAGCGCAACTCGGCCTCCGGCATGCCGCAAAGGCCCATGGTCCTC
The Limibacillus sp. DNA segment above includes these coding regions:
- a CDS encoding branched-chain amino acid ABC transporter permease, which produces MTRQVALYYAIMLLVLAGVGVFQSWNVAFGIMNLCLISAIMALGVNMQWGYAGLFNVGIMGFTALGGLTAVLISMPPVPEAWKAAGGDLGLALLSLLGVVAAVIFARRMVPKGLKLLVSIAIVIPGYFIVWAFLGPATEAIEAVDPARAGYLGGLSLPVLIAWPIGGLVAAGAGWFIGKIALGLRADYLAIATLGISEIIIAVIKYEEWLTRGVKNVTGVPRPVPYEVNLVEAAWFVDLAAWFGAEDLSEAASLFVKICYAVLFLIVLAIVMWFAERALKSPWGRMMRAMRDNREAANAMGKNVTARHLQVFVLGCATCGIAGAMLVTLDGQLTPTSYIPLRYTFLIWVMVILGGSGNNWGAVLGGFVIWFLWVEAEPLGNWFMATITAPLGETHWLALHLQAGAAHTRYVLMGAILLLVMRFAPRGLIPER
- a CDS encoding branched-chain amino acid ABC transporter permease; this encodes MDILNAFALFANFVLVPATAYGAQLSLGALGVTLIFGILRFANFSHGELMSFGAMATILMTWGLQNAGVSIAPFPTALLALPLGVLAAILWALLTDRFVFRFYRKKRSNPIVFAIVSVGVMFVMAGLIRIIIGPDDQSFADGARFIITVRDFREATGLEEGIGIKQSQVITLVITLIVVAALFWFLQKTRSGKAMRAYSDDEDLALLSGINPERVVAIAWIIAAALAAIAGTLYGLDKTYKPFIFLQILLPIFAATILGGIGQPVGAVLGGFIVAYSEVTVTYAFRKFLAYLGPQDWAPEGLVQLLSTEYKFAVSFIILVAVLLIRPTGIIRGKVI
- a CDS encoding ABC transporter ATP-binding protein, producing the protein MSFLSATGMTGGYGGVDIIHDCEIKVEKGEIAVVVGPNGAGKSTAMKAVFGMLQLREGSVVLDGEDITAMAPQDRVAHGMGFVPQNRNVFVSLTVEENLEMGAFIREDDITDSLEQVYGLFPILQEKRKQPAGELSGGQRQQVAVGRALMTKPTLLMLDEPTAGVSPIVMDELFDKIIEIARTGVAILMVEQNARQALEIADHGFVLVQGRNKFTDSGEALLANEEVRRSFLGG
- a CDS encoding ABC transporter ATP-binding protein, translated to MIRVDNVKRYFGGIHAVDGVSFEIAEGSITGLIGPNGAGKTTLFNIIAGAIPPSSGKVWLDGEDVTGLAPYALFHKGLLRTFQIAHEFSSLTVLENLMMVPGDQPGEDLRHAWFAPAKVREVEERIRRRALEVIEFLEIPHLTEERAGNLSGGQKKLLELGRTMMVDAKVVLLDEVGAGVNRTLLKTIASSIQRLNQERGYTFCMIEHDMDFIELLCDPVIVMAEGKLLTQGSVTEVKNNEEVIEAYLGTGRKHERVHPSAASTQSPGGSEA
- a CDS encoding ABC transporter substrate-binding protein, translating into MRKILGLALTASLMSGAAAAQDVKIGMLQGFTGPTESLVAPMALGGELAIQEVSDSGLFLGGRKVVSVRGDSTCIDASAATAAAERLLTSEGVVGINGATCSGATTAVLNNVVRPNGVVMISPSATSPALTTIEDDGYFFRTAPSDARQGQIIADILSERGIKTAAVTYTNNDYGKGLADSIQAAFEAAGGTVTAVAAHEDGKADYSAEVATLAAAGGEILIVAGYLDQGGKGMIQAALDTGAFDRFFLPDGMVGESLTDNFGSAIDGSIGTNPGTDSPGAAMMAEIAQGKGFAGDDPYVPEAYDASALLLLAMQSAGTTDSAVYKDHIMKVANAPGEKIYPGELAKALQILADGGDVDLVGGTALELIEPGESSGSFRETEVKNGEFTTVKYH
- a CDS encoding dimethylsulfonioproprionate lyase family protein, which produces MPLSTEPNWQYLLRDFMELYQTGSAGGSAKIRSHMAEVRRALGKVIDDDPPVEKSVGEELPVCVHLDRALSSATGYKTARLARSVGDLRQHLTWRYGYEKVPRGLKLKYGYTEVLGPTGPVVSERIILGLVLFAPKTTYPAHSHKGITESYICISGHSSENDVGVYAPGSLIFNPPGQHHRITTADREPCLLAYAWTGEAASLKNQKMTFSRS
- a CDS encoding CoA transferase → MSGPLEGLRILDLSRILAGPTCTQLLGDLGADVIKVENPKTGGDDTRTWGPPFVGNSDGTPSDLSAYFVCANRNKRSIALDISSEEGQSVVRKLAQDCDVLIENFKPGALAKYGLDYASLSEEAPRLVYCSISGYGHTGPNAQKPGYDLMAQAYGGIMSLTGEPEGEPMKVGVGIADVMCGMYAATGILAALRHRDRHGEGQHIDLALVDSQVAWLINEGVNYLTSGEVPKRRGNGHPNIAPYQVFATEDGHAVIAVGNDTQFARFAAWLGRPEWSADIRFSTNPARLANRQELIPMIQELLEAIPTDRVISELEAIKVPVGPVNRLDRVFGSDQVAARGMVVEMPDEALQDGQLKVIGNPLKFSKTPVSYSRRPPRCGEHTKEVLDDLD
- a CDS encoding acyl-CoA dehydrogenase family protein, with protein sequence MTNRLLARARELAPVFAERAHRWDAERAYCWDNVRDLTDARLMGMTIPKELGGQGASFLDVVQVVEEIAKACTLSARIVVEANMGGISAVMAYGSEKQKAFCAPIVLAGDKPAICITEPEAGSAATEMRTTARKKGGSYLLNGSKHWITGGGVSKLHLIFARVLDEAGEELGIGGFIVHADSSSGDLPKGFEVVGRERTMGLCGMPEAELRFTDLEVGEAWMLVPPSGLKRGFADLMNAYNSQRVGAGTIAMGVAAGAYEHAKRYLLDREQFGRPLAEFQGLQWMVADMDTQVHAARLLLQEAAASRGPNGSPFPDMVMAARAKLFASEMAIKVVSDALQVFGARGYGDKEPLERMYRDVRMFTIGGGTAQILRTQVAGAALGIKTPQTRGGYAKAAARKEQQQ